The proteins below are encoded in one region of Oryzias melastigma strain HK-1 linkage group LG9, ASM292280v2, whole genome shotgun sequence:
- the anapc7 gene encoding anaphase-promoting complex subunit 7 isoform X2: MALQQKKVLSKTSKVRTSAGGAASNMQAQSLPSEIEVKYKIAECYTILKLDKDAIAVLDGIPSRQRTPKINMMLANLYRKAGQERSAVTSYKEVLRQCPLALDAIIGLLSLSVKGAEVASMTMDVIQTIPNLDWLSVWIKAYAFIHAGDNQRAINTICSLEKKSLLRDNVDLLVSLADVYFRAGDTKNAILKFEQAQMLDPYLIKGMDVYGYLMAREGHLEDVEVLGGRLFNISDQHAEPWVISGCHSFYSKRYSRALYLGAKAIQLNSNSVQALLLKGAALRNMGRVQEAIIHFREAMRLAPCRLDCYEGLIDCYLASNGIREAMGMANNIYKTLGANAQTLTILATVCLEDPVTQEKAKTLLDKALAQRPDYTKAVIKKAELLSREQKHEEGIALLRNALANQSDCVLHRMLGDFLVAVNDYQEAMDQYSIALSLDPNDQKSLEGMQKMEKEESPADATVELDGDDMEGSGEDGDLEGSDSEAAQWADQEQWFGMQ; the protein is encoded by the exons ATGGCGCTGCAGCAGAAGAAGGTGCTCAGCAAAACATCGAAAGTCCGCACTTCTGCAGGTGGAGCAGCATCCAACATGCAGGCACAG AGTCTGCCCTCAGAAATTGAAGTGAAATACAAGATAGCGGAATGCTACACCATTCTAAAACTGGACAAAGACGCCATCGCGGTGCTCGACGGGATTCCATCCAGACAAAGAACTCCAAAG atcaacatgatgCTAGCTAACCTGTACAGGAAAGCTGGTCAGGAGCGTTCTGCTGTGACGAGCTACAAAGAGGTGCTCCGGCAGTGTCCCCTGGCTTTGGATGCTATCATTG gcCTCCTCTCTCTGTCAGTCAAAGGAGCAGAAGTGGCGTCCATGACGATGGATGTCATTCAGACCATCCCAAACCTAGACTGGCTCTCTGTTTGGATCAAAGCATACGCTTTCATACATGCAGGGGATAATCAAAGAGCCATCAACACTATTTG CTCTTTGGAGAAGAAATCTCTTTTGCGGGATAACGTGGACCTCTTAGTGAGCCTGGCAGACGTGTATTTCAGGGCGGGGGACACCAAAAATGCCATTCTTAAATTTGAACAGGCCCAGATGCTCGATCCTTACCTCATCAAAG GTATGGATGTTTATGGTTACCTGATGGCTCGAGAAGGACACTTAGAAGATGTTGAAGTGCTCGGTGGGCGTTTATTCAATATATCTGACCAGCATGCAGAGCCGTGGGTCATCTCGGG tTGTCACAGTTTTTATAGCAAGCGTTATTCAAGAGCGCTCTATCTGGGGGCCAAGGCCATCCAGCTGAACAGCAACAGCGTGCAGGCGCTCCTCCTGAAGGGGGCGGCGCTCAGGAACATGGGCCGAGTCCAGGAAGCCATCATCCATTTTAGAGAAGCCATGCGTTTGGCGCCCTGCCGACTCGACTGTTACGAAG GTCTGATCGACTGTTACCTGGCCTCCAACGGCATTCGAGAGGCGATGGGGATGGCCAACAACATCTATAAGACTCTGGGGGCCAACGCTCAGACTCTGACCATCCTGGCCACGGTGTGCCTGGAGGATCCAGTGACTCAGGAGAAAGCCAAAACTCTGCTGGACAAAGCCCTGGCCCAGAGGCCCGACTACACCAAAGCTGTGATCAAAAAGGCAGAATTGCTCA GCCGAGAACAGAAGCATGAAGAGGGGATCGCTCTCCTACGGAACGCCCTCGCCAATCAAAGTGACTGTGTGTTGCACAGAATGCTGGGAGATTTCCTGGTGGCTGTAAATGATTACCAAGAAGCCATGGATCAGTACAGCATAGCGTTAAG cctggatccaaatgatcagaaatcGCTGGAGGGCATGCAGAAGATGGAGAAGGAGGAGAGCCCCGCAGACGCCACGGTGGAGCTGGACGGCGACGACATGGAGGGGAGCGGAGAGGACGGAGATCTGGAGGGCAGCGACAGCGAGGCCGCTCAGTGGGCCGATCAGGAGCAGTGGTTTGGGATGCAGTGA
- the anapc7 gene encoding anaphase-promoting complex subunit 7 isoform X1: MNVIDHVRDMASAGLHSNVRIVSSLLLTMSNNNPELLSPAQKYQLLVYHADAIFHDKEYRNAACKYSMALQQKKVLSKTSKVRTSAGGAASNMQAQSLPSEIEVKYKIAECYTILKLDKDAIAVLDGIPSRQRTPKINMMLANLYRKAGQERSAVTSYKEVLRQCPLALDAIIGLLSLSVKGAEVASMTMDVIQTIPNLDWLSVWIKAYAFIHAGDNQRAINTICSLEKKSLLRDNVDLLVSLADVYFRAGDTKNAILKFEQAQMLDPYLIKGMDVYGYLMAREGHLEDVEVLGGRLFNISDQHAEPWVISGCHSFYSKRYSRALYLGAKAIQLNSNSVQALLLKGAALRNMGRVQEAIIHFREAMRLAPCRLDCYEGLIDCYLASNGIREAMGMANNIYKTLGANAQTLTILATVCLEDPVTQEKAKTLLDKALAQRPDYTKAVIKKAELLSREQKHEEGIALLRNALANQSDCVLHRMLGDFLVAVNDYQEAMDQYSIALSLDPNDQKSLEGMQKMEKEESPADATVELDGDDMEGSGEDGDLEGSDSEAAQWADQEQWFGMQ, from the exons ATGAATGTAATCGATCATGTTCGGGATATGGCTTCGGCTGGCCTTCACTCCAATGTTCGCATTGTTAGCAGTTTGCTGCTGACGATGAGCAATAACAATCC TGAACTACTGTCACCAGCTCAGAAGTACCAGCTGCTGGTTTACCACGCCGATGCTATTTTTCATGATAAGGAATATCGTAATGCTGCCTGCAAGTACAGCATGGCGCTGCAGCAGAAGAAGGTGCTCAGCAAAACATCGAAAGTCCGCACTTCTGCAGGTGGAGCAGCATCCAACATGCAGGCACAG AGTCTGCCCTCAGAAATTGAAGTGAAATACAAGATAGCGGAATGCTACACCATTCTAAAACTGGACAAAGACGCCATCGCGGTGCTCGACGGGATTCCATCCAGACAAAGAACTCCAAAG atcaacatgatgCTAGCTAACCTGTACAGGAAAGCTGGTCAGGAGCGTTCTGCTGTGACGAGCTACAAAGAGGTGCTCCGGCAGTGTCCCCTGGCTTTGGATGCTATCATTG gcCTCCTCTCTCTGTCAGTCAAAGGAGCAGAAGTGGCGTCCATGACGATGGATGTCATTCAGACCATCCCAAACCTAGACTGGCTCTCTGTTTGGATCAAAGCATACGCTTTCATACATGCAGGGGATAATCAAAGAGCCATCAACACTATTTG CTCTTTGGAGAAGAAATCTCTTTTGCGGGATAACGTGGACCTCTTAGTGAGCCTGGCAGACGTGTATTTCAGGGCGGGGGACACCAAAAATGCCATTCTTAAATTTGAACAGGCCCAGATGCTCGATCCTTACCTCATCAAAG GTATGGATGTTTATGGTTACCTGATGGCTCGAGAAGGACACTTAGAAGATGTTGAAGTGCTCGGTGGGCGTTTATTCAATATATCTGACCAGCATGCAGAGCCGTGGGTCATCTCGGG tTGTCACAGTTTTTATAGCAAGCGTTATTCAAGAGCGCTCTATCTGGGGGCCAAGGCCATCCAGCTGAACAGCAACAGCGTGCAGGCGCTCCTCCTGAAGGGGGCGGCGCTCAGGAACATGGGCCGAGTCCAGGAAGCCATCATCCATTTTAGAGAAGCCATGCGTTTGGCGCCCTGCCGACTCGACTGTTACGAAG GTCTGATCGACTGTTACCTGGCCTCCAACGGCATTCGAGAGGCGATGGGGATGGCCAACAACATCTATAAGACTCTGGGGGCCAACGCTCAGACTCTGACCATCCTGGCCACGGTGTGCCTGGAGGATCCAGTGACTCAGGAGAAAGCCAAAACTCTGCTGGACAAAGCCCTGGCCCAGAGGCCCGACTACACCAAAGCTGTGATCAAAAAGGCAGAATTGCTCA GCCGAGAACAGAAGCATGAAGAGGGGATCGCTCTCCTACGGAACGCCCTCGCCAATCAAAGTGACTGTGTGTTGCACAGAATGCTGGGAGATTTCCTGGTGGCTGTAAATGATTACCAAGAAGCCATGGATCAGTACAGCATAGCGTTAAG cctggatccaaatgatcagaaatcGCTGGAGGGCATGCAGAAGATGGAGAAGGAGGAGAGCCCCGCAGACGCCACGGTGGAGCTGGACGGCGACGACATGGAGGGGAGCGGAGAGGACGGAGATCTGGAGGGCAGCGACAGCGAGGCCGCTCAGTGGGCCGATCAGGAGCAGTGGTTTGGGATGCAGTGA